The following coding sequences are from one Manduca sexta isolate Smith_Timp_Sample1 chromosome 7, JHU_Msex_v1.0, whole genome shotgun sequence window:
- the LOC115454331 gene encoding putative nuclease HARBI1, translating into MIICDADMNILNVDASCGGATHDSFIFNQHPLKAHLMNLISVGELIYLLGDSGYPQREYLMTPIIDAPANMPEGYYTQVHTVARNTVERTIGVLKNRWRCLLGHRVLHYHPDMAAKIINACCVLHNICNQTRLSDNQDTRLPSVVEPDHDQEGNSEELPASTAELTRGIQARSRLVNELWTARRIF; encoded by the exons ATGATT ATTTGTGATGCtgacatgaatattttaaatgtagatGCTTCATGTGGGGGTGCCACACATGACAGCTTCATTTTCAATCAGCACCCTCTCAAAGCTCATTTAATGAACTTAATAAGTGTAGGGGAACTAATTTACTTACTAG GTGACTCAGGCTATCCACAAAGAGAATATTTGATGACACCTATAATTGATGCTCCTGCCAACATGCCAGAAGGATATTACACCCAAGTTCATACTGTGGCACGGAATACTGTGGAGCGCACTATAGGTGTCTTAAAGAATAGGTGGCGTTGTCTTTTGGGCCACAGGGTCCTGCACTATCATCCTGACATGGCTgccaaaattataaatgcatgtTGTGTCCTGCACAACATTTGTAATCAGACGCGTCTGAGTGATAATCAAGATACCAGACTACCTAGTGTAGTTGAGCCAGACCATGACCAAGAAGGTAATTCAGAAGAGCTGCCAGCATCAACTGCAGAATTGACTAGGGGAATACAAGCTCGGTCACGTTTGGTTAATGAACTGTGGACTGCACGTCgtatcttttaa